The DNA segment tgggtgcctagaaaagtgctatatgaatccaatccattattattattaaaacgtCTAGCTGAAACACCTAATGTTTTCACAGGGTGCAGTGTGGACCTCAGTGCTGACGTGCAGGAGAAGTTCAGGCAGTTCTCCTTGCAGACTGACTTCCTTCCTGAAAATATTTTCATCCTTCCCAAAAGTGGTACTGTAATGTAATGCAATGCAATttcatggcaggatgctgtaaacggactaaacttcagtcaggagaacaactgagatcatCTATCCACAATACTAGGTTAGCTATtaagtaaaatgttaaaaatatataaatacaataaaatacaggGTCGTACATAAAATTTGTAATGCAGTTGTGCACTGACCACCTTTCCAATGTTCCTTCCTCAGATGAGTGTCCAGCTGCTGAAGACATTAAAATCTGTTATGTAAACGTAGCCGAGAACCAACTTGAGTACTGCTGGGAAAATAAAAAGGCAAACATCAAAAGTGCTGTATtatctcatttatttttaatgttgacTTGGATCCATACCATGATTTATGAAATTATAAAATACTAAACTAAAATactaactaaaataacaaaaattgtctgcttctttaaaatttcttttattacatcaaaccagtgaaaattggaaaaacaaaaaaaaaacaaagacctgTTAGCATGTTTTGAGACAGAGACTGTAAAGTTCTGCAGGCCACTTTAAATCCTGCTTCATGCAAATGATTCACACTGAAAGTATCTTAGTTTAGTATTAAGTGAGCCACAAAGCAGCCTAATAGcttaaaaaacagtaaaactaaGTGAAATTGCCAGTTTCAGTGTAATTCAGACGAAAGTCCAGCTGCAGATAAGGAATACCATTAAGTCAACAGTGTCTGAGTGTGTACTTCCCCGGTTAAAGTCCCTGTTTTCTTTCAccgtatgtttgtttgtttagatttGCAGTCTgtgtgttaggatgcctgggtcgtcgacccagggtttttgagtttatgatattatttatactgtctagtttttggtttctttgagttctgtcttatggcttaggtctctgtcttctttagttgctctgtctcctctatcacctgcatccccttgtctagttcgcgtctatgtgtatccttagttcctatatccccgtgttcagtcagtgtttgtgtctgccctggtcccacgtctctgttccctttgtagtgcctgcatgtgagtctgtgtctttgttcagtctgtgttatgtgtttcctgttttactttgaaggtctccgtcttttctcagtgtgtgcagtttacgcttctttggtctcgtcagttctgatttgccccagctgtgtttcccttctGTTACTcatttcctgattgctccctctgtgtatttaagccctgtgtttcttagtgtctgtgtcgcgatctaccgttttcttagctgtgtgttctgtcatttctccagtttaagtttgttttgaggtttttcagttatgttatatttttgagtacctaattaaagcctttttgagttcacgtcCGTCTCcagagtctgcaccttgggtcctattcctgcctgcacacagccacacctaacacTGTGGTTGGGTAGATTTAAGATGAGTCATTGTTTTTCTATCCATGGTAGCTACCACTACTGAGGCTCAGGAAAAATGAAGAGGATAATTAAGAGGAACCATCAGTTCTGTCTCATCTAACTACACAGTATTATAATCATGCACTTATGTCTCAAACTAAgacaaaatgagacaaaattAGTTCTGTGAGTCTTTAGATTATCAGTAAATTCTGGTGATAATTTGACACtcagtggagccatttttggtttgtgatgagtgttttgtgatggtcagcttctgttttgtgaaatgttttttctaaTTTAGAAGATCACGCAGAAACGTGCACGCCCTTATCTGAGAGTGTCGCAAACTCGAGGTGAGAAGATAAACCTCGGATGGCCTGCGCGTTACCTATGTGCATCTCTCTTTTCAATGGCATCAAGTGAACCCATAATAAGCATTTCTATGTCTTAGACATCATATCCATTTCTAATgagagattattttttaaatgagggaAACCTGGTCTAACAAAACGCTTACAACAGAGCTAAAGGTTCATCACATGTGAGACGGTGGGACTCTCTGATAAGAACTGAAACACTGTGTGTAAACAGCAGAGacaaaactatatataaacactcatttattccattttagtttacaatgatttttaaagtaatgtggaATGATTCATGTTCATGAGCTGTTACAACCACAACCATTTATTTGTCTGTATATGGTTGGACTACAAGGCTTGTGTTGAGGGTCTTGGAATAAAAAGTGGAATAACATCAGCACAGCAGAACAAATAATGTTATTGTCTGCAGCTAAAATATATAGTGAACATGGTTTTATAATAATGCGCAAACACAACCTCACTCTGCAATATACGAGAAGCCAACAGCTGTCTTCATCCACGACCTCCGCCTTTACTCATCATCATTCACTTAATCGCTTAGGTTGGTTTAAATCAAACTCAGTTACAGGTTCAACTCCATTATATAAAAGTATGTTGACTTTGGATTTGGTGTGCAGTGCCACCTTAACAAAATGAGGAAACTAagagattacaaaaaaaaaaagaagtgcaagAGTTAACGAGCTACTGCAGATTAACAGTTTCTGAAAGTCACGTGTTAAGAAATAGGACGATTAGATGAGCTGAGGGATCCATCTACTGCTcaatgaagcctcatcagaaacagtCTCAATGGAAGGATGGCTctattcttaaggaagggacaCAGGGAGAAAGACTGGCGTATGTCACATTACACAGGAACTGGACGGAAAATCAGTTGAAAATATTCATCAGCATGTGCAAACATATTATAGGTATGGAATTCAGGAAAGTACCATCAGAAGTTGATCCACTATGCAAATGTCTGATtggcagtggcttcatttttcactatgACAACAAACTGCTAATGCAGTATGAAGCATCACAGGACTTCAGTCATGGATTAGCCTCcacagacctcaacattactgaaacgTCTTAACAGAGAATGGAATAAAAGGGAAccaacatccaagaaaagaactGCTCCTGAATACTTctttacagaaaatacaaaaaagcttGACTAAGAGACTTAAGGCTGTGCTGAATAATAAAGGTGGACTGACTTACAGGGTCCTTAGTATCATATAAGCTCAGTTTTTGTCttgtatactgtatttccatttatataacaaaatatatagaaaCGAGGGGTGGTTTAAGACGTCTTTAGAGTTATATTCATTAtctttaaacaaacaaagaaagcaccATCCATTCGTCTTCACTCTGTATGAAAAACAGGGGAAAGgtcaaattaaatgtaaaagtttgaaattcctttcacaataaatctaatcataaacaaaataaaaaatagaaaattgtTTAAACACACTTTTCCATAAAGCTATCAATAGGAAATGTTCCAGTAaacttgtcttgtgtttctgtttaacTTCTGCTGGTGTCCTTTCATGTGTCCACAGTTGACAGGTAACCCTATTGGAGCCGCCAATAGTAACCGGTGGCTTCTCAGCTTCAGTGTGTTGATGGGCACAGCCATTGTTACCACAGCTGCTGGTGGGGACCTGGAGTTGGTATACGCCgagctgtgagaggacagagatggagaacgGACATTTAACTATTTAACAGGAGATACGTTATGACTAATAGACGACTACTGTTTAAATGATGCCTTTGCAGCTCTTATGGCACACATTACAcaacttttcttcatgccaacaaGACTGAGGTGCCCACATAGTTGACACATACAACTGATTATGATGCATATTTTACTATTCCTATTTTCACATATCTCCTTGGCTTTATTTGGGCTTTCTGTAGAGCAAGTATGTAAGAAGTACCTGAGCTAACTTAAATTTAGacgatatgaggaaaaatgccgcttcccaaagtttcctacaagtacccagtttatatttagagaaCTGAAGGCTCTTTATCCTGACAGCTATTCCCTGGTGGATCCCTGTCCTGTCACAGTAGCAAAGAACGTGTATCAGTATTATCAAAGCCACTTCCCTAACCAATTTTAAAAGCTATCTAGCAGATGGACTTAAGTGCCAGTagcctctgtctgctgtgtacaAAATGTTATATGATTAACcacacagcagatgctgcactaCAACAGTAGCAGCAGTTCAGGTTCAGTTTGGTTCAACGCCCTTTTGACctatgaaacagcagaaaatgaaacatttcaacacgCTTTTGTTAGCGTTAGCtactctgctgtttttcatcatttcacaggtgaaataaaatcataGTACATTTACTTTGCTTCCTGTAGGAGTGATCATGTCCAGTCTGACTGAGACCATGTATTACTTATAAGGAAAGCCAACTTTGAGATTCCTAATCAGTCAGCTTTAGAAAAAAACTGTGTGAACCGGTTGGTGGGGAGATAATCTCACTCTTCTATATAAAGAGTCACCAGGCAGCAACTTCCAGATCTTCATTTGTGAACTCCCCCattgttaggtattttagtaccatgggagcatttactggatattgttttatagtgacattatacaggaaaactctgtcattcaataaggcccctttgttttagttatttttctctttgacccaagaattgatgtgtgagaatcacaggctggtacaaggttgaaataccacagagatcactccctcagctacattagtttcttaatcttttagacgcctgttgaaggccaaatggtttgtttcagatttcactaatgtaagaactctttgttttgtgccttgaaaatatgtcgctgagataatcacaattgtagctgaactgatacactacacaaaggatgcttcttcacccaagggcaggaagacgctgccttatcttggtctgtactggtttaaactgataatctgctgtctcatgaattttaccctctatataaactgttgtacttgtgaataaagttgagtcactttgggaagataatctaaagcagtctctgttttcttgttctcccaagctgctcccgagctcgtactaacacgctgaatggcatgcttgaatattacttgagaatatatttgactgtgttacagactaaggtacattctctgctgatagacgtccacgcctcgaaggaagtcgatccacggattaggccttggaaaccgtttccttcacccatcatcatcatttcttcactctTCAGCAGCTATGGCTTCACTTCGTGCCCTTCTGGGAGTGGTACTGTGCTCCCTCATGGTTTCTGCTTCTGAAATCCTACCTCAGGCGGACTTTGATTTACAGGCGGTAAGAGTCATCCataatactttttattttttatttcaccgCCCATCTGTTTTCATACAAATATCTCCGTCTTATGGAAAGAAGGGGTGCTGGACCTTATCCAACAAGGATAGGCAGGGCACCCCCCAGACAGTTTAGCAGTCTTTACAGGAGGCTGACCTTTGCAAAATTTACTTCTATAATGACTTCACCATTTAAGTTAATTGGTTATTTTTCACCCTGGATTTtgtgtgataatatttattttgtccattgctttaaaaacaaacaaacaaaaaaactatataaatataaaacagagtgTGAACAACAAAATATAAGCATTGCAAACTTTGATGTAAAATTCTGCAAATGTTTTCTCAAGATATAGCATGAATAAAGCTAATATACATCAGTGTATTAcaaatgcgcacacacacacacacacatgcacacacagtgttACAATAAACAGCTCTTGTGCTTCTCTATAATTCTCAATGCTTTCCATTTGTGTGTCCACAGATTGCAGGTAAGTGGTACTTGACTGGAATGTGCTCTAATTCCAAGTGGTTCGTCTGTCGCAAAGCCAGTATTAAGTCTGGCACGGTCACGCTTGAGCCAAATGAAGATGGGGGTTTTAAGGCGTCTTGCTCATTTCCTACGTGAGTGCGAGAGGACAGACAAAGCAAATACCATTTGGatagcattaaaatatttacactgatgattAATGTTATGTCTTTGCACCCATAGTGATAACTGTTGGAAAATAGACGTGGTGGCATCCAAGACTGACGTGCCTGGAAAATTCACATACAGCATTCCCTGTGAGTACGCCCACAAAGCCAGGAAACATTTTAACCACCACGGTTAatgctccatcatcatcatcattgagTATTActttttttccaacatcttttcttctgctgtttcccttTTTGTCAGTCACGGGGGTAGCGACTGAAATTCGTGTGGTCGATGAGAAGCCTGACGAGTACTCCTTGAATCATTACATCAACACCGGATGGAATGAAACCTATGTTGAAAACAACTTATATGGTAAAGTTGCATTTAGCTGTGTTCAGTAAACTGTTAAGTAAAGTTGCAGCCACTGCAGCAGATTTACATCACGTGGTTTCACAGGACGTAGtctggacctcagcgctgaggtgaaGGAGAAGTTCAACCAGCTCTGCTTGCAGTCCGGCATCCTTCCTGAAAATATTGTTCATCTTCCTAAAACCGGTACTTTTACATTGGTGGTGAAGTTCTATATAAAAATAGCCTGAAATACAACTTGATGTGCACTGATTACCGTACACTTTCCATTTTTCCTTCTACAGAGGAGTGTCCGCAGGAGTGTTTTGCCTGACTGATCTGCTGCAAGATCGTCTCACCGACACTGCATAAAGATCTTACACCATCTGTTATGGAAATGTGACTGAGCAACATCTTGAGCAgtttttaacaataaaaatgcaaaaatctagaatgtttttcttcattattcatcCTTTATATGAAATAAACTGAAGAACATCCATAACAACACAACCAAAATTTCCCCCATTCACACGATTCTATCTCCACAACTGTGATCACcattttctttgtgtatttgtaatagttttaatattttctagTACTGGACTGTTGAAAGATTAATAAATAATCATCAGATAGACCCATTATAAAAATAGTATTTGCTTCCATCTGATAGAGTTACCCTCAGCTCAAATAGCTGTGACATTAAAATGCTGTATATTTACAGTCTAAGTGCCTCGTTCATGAACAgtgaatttcacacacaaaacattCATACTTTCATACCTGAATTTGTCCGTACAAGTGTAGGACTGTCTCAGAAATGATCAAACATTTGACTGTTAGATGGTTTTCCCTCCATGAGCCTGGTTacgctggaggtttcttcctgttaaaagggagtttttccttcccactcttgccaaagtgcttgctcatagggggtca comes from the Maylandia zebra isolate NMK-2024a unplaced genomic scaffold, Mzebra_GT3a scaffold02, whole genome shotgun sequence genome and includes:
- the LOC112430756 gene encoding lipocalin, which translates into the protein MASLRALLGVVLCSLMVSASEILPQADFDLQAIAGKWYLTGMCSNSKWFVCRKASIKSGTVTLEPNEDGGFKASCSFPTDNCWKIDVVASKTDVPGKFTYSIPFTGVATEIRVVDEKPDEYSLNHYINTGWNETYVENNLYGRSLDLSAEVKEKFNQLCLQSGILPENIVHLPKTEECPQECFA